In Aliarcobacter faecis, a genomic segment contains:
- the sppA gene encoding signal peptide peptidase SppA: protein MFDFFRKLFSPITAILDFITKYFKTIVFLTIIYFIFFSNPNEEGIKKEFANLQKIELNGPIVDVSKVLENINKAKKDENIKGVLFVVDSPGGSVAPSVEIAYAIKELKELKPVVTYASGTIASGSYYASIWSNKIIANPGSMVGSIGVIMQGFELSELLDKIGIQTQTVKAGKYKESGTPTRKWTPFEEKQLQSVIDDTYNMFITDVAEARKLDIKNHTSFADAKIFTSKQAKEVGLIDEVATLSFAQDSLEKLAKVEKPVWKKEDRFEKFMDKLMSQAISKVLMSFSNSLKAI from the coding sequence TTGTTTGATTTTTTTAGAAAATTGTTTTCACCAATAACTGCAATATTAGATTTTATTACAAAATATTTTAAAACTATTGTTTTTTTAACAATTATTTATTTTATATTTTTTAGTAATCCTAATGAAGAAGGGATAAAAAAAGAGTTTGCAAATTTACAAAAGATTGAGTTAAATGGACCAATAGTAGATGTTTCTAAAGTTTTGGAAAATATAAATAAAGCTAAAAAAGATGAAAATATAAAAGGTGTTTTATTTGTAGTGGACAGCCCTGGTGGTTCTGTTGCACCTTCGGTTGAGATTGCTTATGCAATTAAAGAGTTAAAAGAGTTAAAACCTGTTGTTACATATGCAAGTGGAACGATTGCTAGTGGAAGTTACTATGCTTCTATTTGGTCAAATAAAATTATTGCAAATCCTGGAAGTATGGTTGGCTCTATTGGGGTTATTATGCAAGGTTTTGAGCTTAGTGAATTACTTGATAAAATTGGAATTCAAACTCAAACTGTAAAAGCTGGAAAATATAAAGAATCAGGGACTCCTACAAGAAAATGGACTCCTTTTGAAGAAAAACAACTTCAAAGTGTGATTGATGATACTTATAATATGTTTATAACAGATGTTGCAGAGGCTAGAAAACTTGATATTAAAAATCATACAAGTTTTGCAGATGCAAAAATTTTTACTTCAAAACAGGCAAAAGAAGTAGGGCTAATTGATGAGGTTGCTACACTTAGTTTTGCCCAAGATAGTTTAGAAAAATTGGCAAAAGTAGAAAAACCTGTTTGGAAAAAAGAGGATAGATTTGAGAAATTTATGGATAAGCTTATGAGTCAAGCTATTTCAAAAGTACTTATGAGTTTTTCAAACTCTTTAAAGGCTATTTAA
- the mqnF gene encoding aminofutalosine deaminase family hydrolase, translating to MKILSASYVLTFDEDFSIIKNGAIVFDEKIIEVATFEYIKDKYPTLEIIQLKDNSILMPGLINPHIHLEFSANKTTLKYGNFYSWLNSVIKSRENLIEKANSSLIELELKKLLKTGTTTIGAISSYSFDLQAVLNSPINKVFFCEVIGSKADMIDTLFADFKARLKDAQKYNSKNFQAGIAIHSPYSVHPFLVREVLNIAKDENLVVTSHFMESNEEKEWLSKDEGSFLEFFRNFLNQTKATSKPLEFLNLFKGVKTLSFTHCVEANEEELSKIKELDAIINHCAVSNRFLNNSRLNLESLDEIPFSIATDGLSSNNSLSMFDELRATLNIHYEKNIIKFSKTLLNSATVIGARALGLNKGRLEKGFDADIISITLPDDIEDLEDIYMQIILHTKYVDKTIIGGEFV from the coding sequence ATGAAAATTTTAAGTGCATCTTATGTTTTAACATTTGATGAAGATTTTAGCATCATTAAAAATGGTGCTATTGTTTTTGATGAGAAAATAATTGAAGTTGCAACTTTTGAATATATAAAAGACAAATATCCAACTCTTGAGATTATACAGTTAAAAGATAATTCTATCTTAATGCCAGGTCTTATAAATCCGCATATTCACTTAGAGTTTAGTGCAAATAAAACAACTTTAAAATATGGAAATTTCTACTCTTGGTTAAATTCTGTTATAAAAAGTAGAGAAAATCTTATAGAAAAAGCAAATAGCTCTTTAATTGAGCTTGAATTAAAAAAACTTTTAAAAACAGGAACTACAACTATTGGGGCAATATCTTCATACTCTTTTGATTTACAAGCAGTTTTAAATAGTCCAATAAATAAAGTCTTTTTTTGTGAAGTTATTGGTTCTAAAGCTGATATGATAGATACTTTGTTTGCTGATTTTAAAGCAAGATTAAAAGATGCTCAAAAATATAATAGCAAAAACTTTCAAGCAGGAATTGCTATTCATTCTCCATATTCTGTTCACCCTTTTTTAGTAAGAGAAGTTTTAAATATAGCAAAAGATGAAAATTTAGTAGTTACTTCACATTTTATGGAATCAAATGAAGAGAAAGAGTGGCTGAGTAAAGATGAAGGTAGTTTCTTAGAATTTTTTAGGAATTTTTTAAATCAGACAAAGGCTACAAGTAAACCTTTAGAATTTTTAAATCTTTTTAAAGGAGTTAAAACTCTATCTTTTACACATTGTGTAGAGGCAAATGAGGAGGAATTATCAAAAATAAAAGAGTTAGATGCAATAATAAATCATTGTGCAGTTTCAAATAGGTTTTTAAATAATAGTAGATTAAACCTTGAATCTTTAGATGAGATACCTTTTAGTATAGCAACTGATGGACTTAGCTCAAATAACTCTTTAAGTATGTTTGATGAATTAAGAGCAACTTTAAATATTCATTATGAGAAAAATATTATTAAGTTCTCAAAAACCCTTTTAAATTCTGCTACTGTTATTGGGGCTAGGGCTTTGGGATTGAATAAAGGAAGATTAGAAAAAGGTTTTGATGCTGATATAATTTCTATTACTTTACCAGATGATATAGAAGATTTAGAAGATATTTATATGCAAATTATACTACATACAAAATATGTAGATAAAACAATAATAGGAGGAGAGTTTGTTTGA